A genomic region of Ornithorhynchus anatinus isolate Pmale09 chromosome 7, mOrnAna1.pri.v4, whole genome shotgun sequence contains the following coding sequences:
- the LOC100681893 gene encoding keratin-associated protein 10-2-like, with the protein MAATYCPGPCVPMDSAVSVCSSEGSCGSLVCLPGSCNVSSYALDNCQETCCEPPCCAPPCCVPSCRQPACCSAACCPPPCRVALLCRPVCGVPAGCPSACTGSCSPSCCRQSCGQDSCCRSAGCQDSCCQDPCCQDPCCQSAGCQDSCWQSSGCQSSCCIPVCCEPVCCVSTPCPSASCGDPCCRPSCCVSTCRRPASCVSLLCRPVCSRPVCCVPVCCKPACCDSSCCAPAPRQPSRCRSASCVSMICRPICGRPACCGVTSGQGSCC; encoded by the coding sequence ATGGCCGCCACCTACTGCCCCGGGCCCTGCGTTCCCATGGATTCTGCCGTCTCCGTCTGCTCGAGCGAGGGCAGTTGCGGGAGCCTCGTCTGCCTGCCCGGTTCTTGCAACGTTTCATCCTACGCCCTGGACAACTGCCAAGAGACCTGCTGCGAACCTCCCTGCTGCGCGCCTCCCTGTTGCGTACCCAGCTGCCGCCAGCCCGCTTGCTGCAGCGCGGCGTGCTGCCCACCCCCCTGCCGCGTGGCCCTCCTCTGCCGACCGGTCTGCGGCGTGCCCGCCGGCTGCCCGTCGGCCTGCACCGGCTCCTGCTCGCCGTCTTGTTGCCGACAGTCTTGCGGCCAAGACTCCTGCTGCCGATCAGCCGGCTGTCAAGATTCCTGCTGCCAAGATCCTTGCTGCCAAGACCCTTGCTGCCAATCCGCTGGCTGTCAAGATTCTTGCTGGCAGTCATCTGGCTGCCAAAGCTCTTGCTGCATCCCCGTTTGCTGCGAGCCAGTCTGCTGCGTGTCCACCCCCTGCCCGAGCGCCTCCTGCGGAGACCCTTGCTGCCGGCCCTCTTGCTGCGTCTCCACCTGCCGCCGGCCCGCTTCTTGCGtatcgctcctctgccgcccagttTGCAGCCGCCCGGTCTGTTGCGTGCCCGTCTGCTGCAAGCCGGCCTGCTGCGACTCCAGCTGCTGCGCGCCTGCCCCCCGCCAGCCCTCTCGTTGCCGATCGGCCTCCTGCGTCTCTATGATCTGCCGACCCATCTGCGGCCGGCCCGCCTGCTGCGGGGTCACTTCCGGCCAGGGGTCCTGCTGCTGA
- the LOC103164677 gene encoding LOW QUALITY PROTEIN: keratin-associated protein 10-7-like (The sequence of the model RefSeq protein was modified relative to this genomic sequence to represent the inferred CDS: substituted 1 base at 1 genomic stop codon) codes for MAATYCPGPCVPMDSAFSVCSSEGSCGSLVCLPGSCNVSSYALDNCQETCCEPPCCAPSCCVPSCRQPACCSAACCPPPCRVALLCRPVCGVPACCRSACGPSTCRSACTGSCSPSCCQQSRGQDSCCQSTGCEDSCCQSSGCQSYCCVPVCCKPVCCVPVGREPVCCVSSPCPSASCGDPCCRPSCCVSTCRRPASCVSLLCRPVCSHPVCCVPVCCKPACXDSSCCAPAPRQPSRCRSASCVSTICRPICGRPACCGVTSGQSCQSSGSSRTRQLGGTNSCLPSCCQLSCCQDSCCQSAGCRDSCSQSAPRQDPRCRLSGCQYPSRISASLPALSTPVTRTDSGTVPHDSRAESNQATQKAATDDMAATCCPGPCVPMDSAVSVCSSEGSCGNLVCLPSSCNISSYPPDNCQETCCEPPCCAPSCCEPSCCQPACCSAACCPPPCRVALLCRPVCGVPAGCRSACTGSCSPSCCQQSCGQDSCCRSAGCQDSCCQDPCCQSAGCQDSCWQSSGCQSSCCIPVCCEPVCCVPVGCEPVCCVSTPCPSASCGDSCCRPSCCVSTCRRPASCVSLLCRPVCSRPVCCVPVCCKPACCDSSCCAPAPCQPSRCPSASCVSMICRPICGRPACCGVTSGQKSCC; via the exons ATGGCCGCCACCTACTGCCCCGGGCCCTGCGTTCCCATGGATTCTGCCTTCTCCGTCTGCTCGAGCGAGGGCAGTTGCGGGAGCCTCGTCTGCCTGCCCGGTTCTTGCAACGTTTCATCCTACGCCCTGGACAACTGCCAAGAGACCTGCTGCGAACCCCCCTGCTGCGCGCCATCTTGTTGCGTACCCAGCTGCCGCCAGCCCGCTTGCTGCAGCGCGGCGTGCTGCCCACCCCCCTGCCGCGTGGCCCTCCTCTGCCGACCGGTGTGCGGCGTGCCCGCCTGCTGCCGGTCGGCCTGTGGTCCCAGCACCTGCCGGTCGGCCTGCACCGGCTCCTGCTCGCCATCTTGCTGCCAACAGTCTCGCGGCCAAGACTCTTGCTGCCAGTCAACTGGCTGTGAAGATTCTTGCTGCCAATCGTCTGGCTGCCAAAGCTATTGCTGCGTCCCAGTCTGTTGCAAACCAGTCTGCTGCGTCCCCGTAGGCCGCGAGccagtctgctgcgtgtcctcccCCTGCCCGAGCGCCTCCTGCGGAGACCCTTGCTGCCGGCCCTCTTGCTGCGTCTCCACCTGCCGCCGGCCCGCTTCCTGCGtatccctcctctgccgccccgtTTGCAGCCACCCGGTCTGTTGCGTGCCCGTCTGCTGCAAGCCGGCCTGCTGAGACTCCAGCTGCTGCGCGCCTGCCCCCCGCCAGCCCTCTCGTTGCCGATCGGCCTCCTGCGTCTCTACGATCTGCCGACCCATCTGCGGCCGGCCCGCCTGCTGCGGGGTCACTTCCGGCCAGAG CTGTCAGTCATCTGGCAGCTCCAGGACCCGCCAGCTGGGCGGCACCAACTCCTGCTTGCCATCTTGCTGCCAACTGTCTTGCTGCCAAGACTCTTGCTGCCAATCAGCTGGCTGCCGGGACTCTTGCAGCCAGTCGGCTCCCCGCCAAGACCCTCGCTGCCGATTATCTGGCTGCCAATATCCTTCCCGG ATATCTGCTTCCCTTCCTGCCCTTTCCACACCAGTGACCAGGACGGACTCCGGCACCGTGCCCCACGATAGCCGGGCCGAAAGCAACCAGGCCACGCAGAAGGCCG CCACTGACGACATGGCCGCCACCTGCTGCCCCGGGCCCTGCGTTCCCATGGATTCTGCCGTCTCCGTCTGCTCGAGCGAGGGCAGTTGCGGGAACCTCGTCTGCCTGCCGAGCTCTTGCAACATTTCTTCGTATCCCCCGGACAACTGCCAAGAGACCTGCTGCGAACCCCCCTGCTGCGCGCCATCCTGTTGTGAACCCAGCTGCTGCCAGCCCGCTTGCTGCAGCGCGGCGTGTTGCCCACCCCCCTGCCGCGTGGCCCTCCTCTGCCGGCCGGTCTGCGGCGTGCCCGCCGGCTGCCGGTCGGCCTGCACCGGCTCCTGCTCGCCGTCTTGTTGCCAACAGTCTTGCGGCCAAGACTCCTGCTGCCGATCAGCTGGCTGTCAAGACTCTTGCTGCCAAGACCCTTGCTGCCAATCCGCTGGCTGTCAAGATTCTTGCTGGCAGTCATCTGGCTGCCAAAGCTCTTGCTGCATCCCCGTTTGCTGCGAGCCAGTCTGCTGCGTCCCCGTAGGCTGCGAGCCAGTCTGCTGCGTGTCCACGCCCTGCCCGAGCGCCTCCTGCGGAGACTCCTGTTGCCGGCCCTCTTGCTGCGTCTCCACCTGCCGCCGGCCCGCTTCCTGCGtatccctcctctgccgcccagttTGCAGCCGCCCGGTCTGTTGCGTGCCCGTCTGCTGCAAGCCGGCCTGCTGCGACTCCAGTTGCTGCGCGCCTGCCCCCTGCCAGCCCTCTCGCTGCCCATCGGCCTCCTGCGTCTCTATGATCTGCCGACCCATCTGCGGCCGGCCCGCCTGCTGCGGGGTCACTTCTGGCCAGAAATCTTGCTGCTGA
- the LOC114813150 gene encoding LOW QUALITY PROTEIN: keratin-associated protein 10-3-like (The sequence of the model RefSeq protein was modified relative to this genomic sequence to represent the inferred CDS: substituted 1 base at 1 genomic stop codon) encodes MAATCCPGPCVPVDSAVSVCSGDGSCGNVVCPPDSCNVSSRPPDNCPETCCEPPCCAPSCCAPGRRQPACRSAACCPPPCRVALLCRPACGVPAGCRPACTGSCSPSCCQQSCGQDSCCRSACCQDSWGQSACCRDSCCRSTDSRSIPVCCKPVCCIPVCCEPVCCVSTPCPSASCGDSCCRPPCCVSTCRRPACCVSLLCRPVCSRPVCCVPVCCKPACXDSSCCAPASRQPACCRSASCVSAICRPVCGRPACCGVTSGRKSCCR; translated from the coding sequence ATGGCCGCCACCTGCTGCCCCGGGCCCTGCGTTCCCGTGGATTCTGCCGTCTCCGTCTGTTCTGGCGATGGCAGTTGCGGGAACGTCGTCTGCCCGCCCGATTCTTGCAACGTTTCATCGCGTCCCCCGGACAACTGCCCAGAGACCTGCTGCGAACCCCCCTGCTGCGCGCCATCCTGTTGCGCACCCGGCCGCCGCCAGCCCGCTTGCCGCAGCGCGGCGTGTTGCCCACCCCCCTGCCGCGTGGCTCTCCTCTGCCGGCCGGCCTGCGGCGTGCCCGCCGGCTGCCGGCCGGCCTGCACGGGCTCCTGCTCGCCATCATGCTGCCAACAGTCTTGCGGCCAAGACTCTTGCTGCCGATCAGCTTGCTGCCAAGACTCTTGGGGGCAGTCAGCATGCTGTCGAGATTCTTGCTGCCGATCCACCGACTCTCGTTCCATCCCAGTTTGCTGCAAGCCAGTCTGCTGCATCCCCGTGTGCTGCGAGCCAGTCTGCTGCGTGTCCACCCCCTGCCCGAGCGCCTCCTGCGGAGACTCCTGCTGCCGGCCCCCTTGCTGCGTCTCCACCTGCCGCCGGCCCGCTTGCTGCGTATCCCTCCTCTGCCGTCCCGTCTGCAGCCGTCCGGTCTGTTGCGTGCCCGTCTGCTGCAAGCCGGCCTGCTGAGACTCCAGCTGCTGCGCGCCTGCCTCCCGCCAGCCCGCTTGCTGCCGATCGGCCTCCTGCGTCTCTGCGATCTGCCGACCCGTCTGCGGCCGGCCCGCCTGCTGCGGGGTCACTTCCGGCCGGAAGTCTTGCTGCCGATAG